A window of the Xyrauchen texanus isolate HMW12.3.18 unplaced genomic scaffold, RBS_HiC_50CHRs HiC_scaffold_555, whole genome shotgun sequence genome harbors these coding sequences:
- the LOC127642335 gene encoding calcium-binding mitochondrial carrier protein SCaMC-2-A, with the protein MLCLCLYVPFHNSDQIEVEYFESNGLPSELKSLFKLSVLLPSTEFSTYRKWRKKALKTDEKELDGQLDFEEFVHYLQDHERDLKLVFKSLDGKNAGQVNTNDIVNSLRDLGVCISPLQAERVLKSMDKKGTMTIDWNEWKKDPSQQPAENIPEIILYWKHSTIFDVGENLMVPDEFTKEEHMTGIWWRHLVAGGGAGVVSRTFTAPLDRLKVLMQVHGSHSNNMCIMTGLTQMIKEGGMRSLWRGNGINVIKIAPESALKFMAYEQIKRLMGSSQETLGITERFVAGSLAGVLAQSAIYPMEVLKTRLVLRKTGQYKGISDCAKQILRGEGVSAFYKGYVPNMLGIIPYAGIDLAVYETLKNTWLQRYGTDSADPGVFVLLACGTVSSTCGQLASYPLALVRTRMQAQATVECASQVSMTGLFKQILKTEGPVGLYRGLTPNFLKVVPAVSISYVVYEHIKSTLGVQSR; encoded by the exons ATGTTGTGCCtgtgcctttatgtgcctttccACAATTCCGATCAAATCGAAGTGGAGTATTTCGAATCGAATGGATTACCGTCCGAGCTCAAGTCTCTCTTTAAACTCAGTGTTCTTCTGCCGTCAACGGAATTCTCTACATACCGAAAATGGAGAAAG AAAGCTTTGAAAACCGATGAAAAAGAACTCGATGGGCAACTAGACTTTGAGGAGTTTGTACACTATCTTCAAGACCACGAGAGAGACCTGAAGCTCGTCTTTAAAAGCCTGGATGGGAAGAATGCAG GTCAAGTGAACACCAATGATATTGTGAACTCATTACGAGATCTTGGAGTCTGTATTTCcccactgcaagcagagagagtCCTTAAAAG CATGGACAAAAAAGGAACCATGACGATTGACTGGAATGAATGGAAGAAGGATCCATCGCAACAGCCTGCTGAGAACATTCCAGAAATCATCCTCTACTGGAAACATTCGACT ATCTTCGATGTTGGTGAGAACTTGATGGTTCCGGATGAGTTTACAAAAGAGGAACACATGACGGGGATATGGTGGAGACACCTGGTAGCAGGTGGAGGTGCTGGAGTGGTTTCTCGAACCTTTACAGCTCCACTTGACCGACTCAAAGTCCTTATGCAG GTTCATGGTTCCCATAGCAACAATATGTGCATCATGACTGGTCTCACCCAGATGATCAAGGAAGGAGGGATGCGGTCGTTATGGAGGGGCAACGGCATCAACGTTATCAAAATCGCCCCCGAGTCGGCTCTCAAGTTCATGGCTTATGAGCAG ATTAAGCGTCTGATGGGCAGCAGTCAGGAAACTTTGGGCATCACGGAACGTTTTGTGGCAGGTTCTCTGGCAGGAGTCTTGGCCCAAAGTGCAATTTACCCAATGGAG GTTCTCAAAACACGCCTAGTGTTAAGAAAGACGGGCCAGTACAAGGGCATCTCTGATTGTGCCAAACAGATCCTGAGGGGTGAGGGTGTATCGGCATTCTATAAAGGCTATGTACCCAACATGCTGGGCATCATTCCTTATGCTGGCATAGATCTGGCCGTCTATGAG ACGTTGAAGAACACGTGGCTTCAGCGCTACGGTACGGACAGTGCAGATCCTGGTGTGTTTGTGCTTCTAGCCTGCGGTACCGTTTCCAGCACGTGCGGCCAACTCGCCAGCTACCCACTTGCTCTCGTACGAACGCGCATGCAGGCACAAG CCACGGTTGAATGCGCTTCCCAGGTCTCCATGACGGGGCTCTTCAAACAGATCTTGAAGACCGAAGGTCCCGTGGGTCTCTACCGGGGTCTGACTCCAAACTTCCTGAAAGTTGTCCCAGCTGTCAGCATCAGCTATGTTGTATATGAGCACATCAAGTCAACATTAGGAGTTCAGTCAAGATGA